A DNA window from Vidua macroura isolate BioBank_ID:100142 chromosome 28, ASM2450914v1, whole genome shotgun sequence contains the following coding sequences:
- the GKN1 gene encoding gastrokine-1 yields MHLPILTAVLLGLVLTPALADYHQQTEVSKKISIGGGYQIMTINKKWLVASIEQKTNHGYWKTIWNYDMGFMATKVLPERACYISIMNRTEMPSFDALPQLAADIRNQNRPRPPTKEITFTLVKRIIRDLESYGPDIFSMCRGLSTYVAYEVHGPQFNLGSCIKLDVLQYLALTYCHNDNFV; encoded by the exons ATGCATCTCCCT attttgaCTGCAGTCCTTCTTGGACTCGTCCTGACTCCAGCCCTTGCTGATTAC CATCAACAGACTGAAGTAAGCAAGAAAATCTCCATTGGTGGAGGCTACCAAATTATGACCATCAATAAAAAATGGCTGGTGGCAAGTATTGAGCAAAAGACCAACCATGGTTACTGGAAAACCATCTGGAACTATGACATG GGCTTTATGGCAACCAAAGTGCTGCCAGAGAGAGCTTGCTACATTTCCATAATGAACAGAACAGAGATGCCCAGCTTTGATGCACttccccagctggctgcagacaTCAGG AACCAGAATCGTCCAAGACCCCCTACAAAGGAGATCACATTCACCCTTGTGAAGAGAATTATTCGTGACCTCGAATCATATGGACCAGACATCTTCTCTATGTGCAGAGGGCTCTCAACTTATGTGGCTTATGAAGTTCATG GACCCCAGTTCAATCTCGGATCATGCATCAAGCTCGATGTCCTTCAATATTTGGCCCTCACCTACTGCCATAATGATAACTTTGTGTAA